In Bacillus sp. SB49, a single window of DNA contains:
- a CDS encoding anthranilate synthase component II: protein MIVIIDNYDSFTYNLAQYFQTMEEDVRVFRNDEVTAEEVQQLDPTLIVLAPGPGNPGETGVAKEVLTLCSRTIPILGICLGHQLIVEHFGGVIEKGEQPVHGKVTEMTHDGRTIFRDLPERIKVTRYHSLKASTSRLPQVFEISAVSEDEVVMAVRHCELPVEGIQFHPESILTEFGMEMLERAYRQAVVFKRASLEVAGI, encoded by the coding sequence ATGATTGTGATCATCGACAACTATGATTCTTTTACTTATAATTTAGCCCAATATTTTCAAACAATGGAGGAGGATGTCCGCGTCTTCCGCAATGATGAAGTGACAGCGGAAGAGGTACAGCAACTGGACCCTACACTAATTGTGCTGGCGCCAGGTCCTGGAAATCCGGGAGAAACAGGTGTAGCCAAGGAAGTTCTTACCCTTTGCAGCAGAACCATTCCCATTCTCGGCATCTGCCTTGGGCATCAGCTGATTGTGGAGCATTTTGGAGGGGTGATTGAAAAGGGAGAGCAGCCCGTACACGGGAAAGTGACGGAAATGACACATGACGGGCGCACGATTTTCCGTGATCTTCCGGAGCGGATCAAGGTGACCCGCTACCACTCCCTGAAAGCATCCACGAGCAGGCTGCCGCAAGTCTTTGAAATTAGTGCGGTCTCAGAGGATGAAGTAGTTATGGCTGTCCGGCACTGTGAACTGCCTGTTGAAGGGATCCAGTTCCATCCGGAATCGATTCTGACGGAGTTTGGGATGGAGATGCTTGAGCGTGCGTATCGTCAGGCGGTTGTTTTTAAACGTGCGTCCTTGGAAGTGGCCGGCATATGA
- a CDS encoding sensor histidine kinase codes for MFKEVIHSKSIWLQVALILIGATMPLWLTVERSGLASVLEDLDETPSGSTLMLAAFGLVLLNTIRALPHYLGALLLGDELGDKLQRPWLKVVIPLLIIPLVYAVINGYNSINYYFGGPALFLLVSISILHFLGKGRLRPLFKSILFIQLLFGAQWLDMVLFLTAFGFGGGEISLQVKAAAEALGFGTTLNFYSLVFFLVFVTNATVLGVYLIVSEQRTKMRQDLDIARLDMVESRSGREALHLVHDLKTPLSLMEGLNSLIQMKTQDEDIRQYTQKISASIQSTSDMVSEILYHEKKNWCSLKTFIEYVRANKLSDEPIYQFELEAKETIEIYINKIRMTRALVNLIDNASDAVAGKQDAKVIIATKVSGSNIQIGVKDNGHGISQANINKIWNAGYSTKSHPGVGLTFVKNVVQEHGADLSIESQQGEGTAFWIHLPKERVRDENIDHG; via the coding sequence ATGTTCAAAGAAGTCATACACTCGAAGAGCATCTGGCTGCAGGTCGCTCTCATCCTCATCGGTGCAACGATGCCGCTCTGGCTCACGGTCGAACGATCCGGGCTCGCATCCGTCCTTGAGGATTTGGATGAGACGCCTTCCGGAAGTACCTTAATGCTCGCCGCCTTCGGACTCGTCTTATTAAATACCATCAGGGCTCTTCCTCATTACCTTGGAGCCTTACTGCTTGGAGATGAGCTCGGGGATAAGTTACAGCGCCCGTGGCTGAAAGTAGTCATCCCGCTTCTTATCATTCCTCTTGTCTATGCTGTCATCAACGGGTATAATTCCATAAACTATTATTTTGGCGGACCGGCTCTTTTTCTACTTGTCTCCATTTCCATACTCCACTTTCTTGGAAAAGGAAGGCTGCGGCCGCTGTTCAAATCGATTTTGTTCATTCAACTGCTGTTCGGAGCCCAGTGGCTTGATATGGTTCTGTTCCTGACCGCTTTCGGATTCGGCGGCGGGGAGATTTCCCTTCAGGTGAAGGCAGCAGCGGAAGCACTCGGGTTCGGAACGACACTTAATTTCTACAGCCTCGTTTTCTTCCTTGTTTTTGTTACCAATGCGACGGTTCTGGGCGTTTATTTGATCGTCTCAGAACAGCGGACAAAAATGAGGCAGGATCTCGATATCGCCCGCCTCGACATGGTGGAATCAAGATCAGGACGGGAAGCTCTGCACCTAGTGCATGACTTGAAAACACCTTTATCCTTAATGGAAGGCTTAAATTCTCTCATCCAGATGAAAACGCAGGATGAGGACATTCGGCAGTACACACAGAAGATTTCCGCCTCCATTCAATCTACCAGTGATATGGTCTCGGAAATCCTCTATCATGAGAAGAAGAATTGGTGCTCTTTGAAGACGTTCATCGAATACGTCCGAGCCAATAAATTATCGGATGAACCGATCTATCAATTTGAATTAGAAGCGAAAGAAACGATTGAAATTTACATTAACAAGATACGAATGACGCGAGCGCTGGTGAACTTGATAGATAACGCAAGCGATGCCGTCGCCGGGAAGCAGGACGCCAAAGTCATTATCGCCACTAAGGTATCCGGTAGTAACATCCAGATCGGTGTCAAAGACAATGGGCACGGGATCAGCCAGGCAAATATTAATAAAATATGGAATGCCGGATACAGCACCAAATCACACCCAGGCGTCGGACTGACCTTTGTGAAGAATGTCGTTCAGGAACATGGCGCTGACCTTTCTATTGAAAGCCAGCAAGGGGAAGGAACAGCATTTTGGATTCATTTACCGAAGGAGAGAGTACGAGATGAAAATATTGATCATGGATAA
- the pabB gene encoding aminodeoxychorismate synthase component I, with product MIEEGSLLFEFADKEGKVTPQWFRHPLEVLTAASVEEVQQIFARVDELLNQGYYVAGYIAYEAAPAFDESFTVHTETDWPLVWFGVYDGPVEDSGDQDRCGSFSVSDWQPIGDYETYKEGIGKIKEGIERGDTYQVNYTTRLRAAIKGEDYAFYRQLVENQRAKYSAYLHMGERRVLSASPELFFRIDGSTITTKPMKGTAPRGRTYEEDEQRKRQLVESEKERSENLMIVDLLRNDVGRIARPGSVRVPRLFDVETYPTVHQMTSTIEAELPDICRMGDIFQALFPCGSITGAPKVRTMEYISRLELSPRGVYCGAIGYMTPQKEAVFNVPIRTVMLEGDKAVYGTGGGVTWDSTSEGEYEELHTKARLLKENRPEFRLLETMRLEDGRMDLLSYHLQRLSHSADYFDFRLDESSVKSKLEEQMRLHPHGAFKVRLLVDRNGESTVEVHSIDPPHGPVVCGVSDQAVDEDDPFLYHKTTHRTVYEQHQKPGMFATLLWNSREELTEFTFANLVVKDKGKYYTPPVSSGLLAGTFRAKLLDEGVIEEKVLEKPSLSGFEEVWMVNSVRGWIRVDFE from the coding sequence ATGATCGAAGAAGGCTCCCTGTTGTTTGAGTTTGCGGACAAGGAAGGAAAGGTCACACCTCAATGGTTCCGGCATCCTCTTGAAGTTTTGACCGCAGCGAGTGTGGAAGAAGTCCAGCAGATCTTTGCACGAGTAGACGAGCTGCTTAATCAGGGGTACTACGTCGCTGGGTATATTGCTTATGAGGCAGCTCCGGCCTTTGACGAGTCCTTTACTGTTCACACGGAGACAGATTGGCCCTTAGTCTGGTTCGGCGTCTATGATGGTCCTGTGGAAGACAGTGGCGATCAAGACAGGTGCGGTTCTTTCTCTGTCTCTGATTGGCAGCCGATCGGTGATTATGAGACATATAAAGAAGGGATAGGGAAGATCAAGGAAGGAATTGAGCGTGGAGATACCTATCAGGTGAACTATACGACCAGATTAAGAGCGGCGATTAAAGGGGAGGACTATGCTTTTTACCGTCAGCTAGTTGAAAATCAGCGCGCTAAATACAGTGCTTATCTGCATATGGGAGAACGACGCGTCCTGTCTGCGTCTCCGGAACTGTTCTTCCGGATTGACGGTTCGACTATCACGACAAAACCGATGAAGGGTACGGCTCCGAGGGGGAGAACTTATGAAGAGGATGAGCAGAGGAAGAGGCAGTTGGTGGAATCAGAAAAGGAACGGTCGGAAAACTTGATGATCGTTGACCTGCTCCGGAACGACGTCGGCCGTATTGCCCGTCCTGGTTCGGTACGAGTGCCAAGATTGTTTGATGTGGAGACATATCCCACCGTTCATCAGATGACATCAACGATAGAAGCAGAGCTTCCTGACATCTGCCGCATGGGTGACATCTTTCAAGCGTTGTTCCCATGCGGGTCTATCACTGGTGCTCCTAAGGTTCGTACGATGGAGTATATTTCCCGGCTGGAATTGTCCCCGCGAGGCGTTTATTGTGGTGCGATCGGATATATGACACCACAGAAAGAGGCTGTCTTTAACGTGCCGATCCGAACGGTCATGTTGGAAGGGGATAAGGCCGTGTATGGTACAGGCGGCGGAGTGACGTGGGATTCAACGTCGGAGGGAGAGTATGAAGAACTTCATACGAAAGCGAGACTGCTGAAGGAAAATCGTCCTGAATTCCGGCTTTTGGAAACGATGCGCCTGGAGGATGGAAGGATGGATCTGCTTTCTTACCACCTTCAAAGATTGAGCCACTCAGCAGATTATTTTGATTTTCGTCTGGATGAATCTTCGGTGAAGAGCAAGCTGGAAGAGCAGATGCGCCTTCATCCGCATGGAGCATTTAAAGTCCGTTTACTAGTGGATAGAAACGGGGAGAGTACTGTAGAAGTACATTCTATTGACCCGCCTCATGGGCCTGTCGTCTGCGGTGTTTCCGATCAGGCGGTGGATGAGGATGATCCGTTTCTTTATCATAAGACGACTCACAGGACTGTTTACGAACAGCATCAGAAACCGGGGATGTTCGCCACTTTACTATGGAATTCCAGAGAGGAATTGACGGAATTTACGTTCGCTAATCTCGTTGTCAAGGATAAGGGGAAGTATTATACGCCTCCAGTCTCCAGTGGATTGCTTGCCGGGACATTCAGAGCAAAGCTGCTCGATGAAGGAGTGATCGAGGAGAAAGTGCTGGAGAAACCATCCCTCTCCGGTTTTGAAGAAGTTTGGATGGTCAACAGCGTGCGTGGGTGGATTCGGGTGGATTTTGAATAG